In Pseudomonas oryzicola, one DNA window encodes the following:
- the asd gene encoding aspartate-semialdehyde dehydrogenase, which produces MKRVGLIGWRGMVGSVLMQRMLEEQDFDLIEPVFFTTSNVGGQGPNVGKDTAPLKDAYSIEELKTLDVILTCQGGDYTNEVFPKLREAGWQGYWIDAASSLRMQDDAVIILDPVNRKVIDQQLDAGTKNYIGGNCTVSLMLMGLGGLFEAGLVEWMSAMTYQAASGAGAQNMRELIKQMGATHAAVADDLANPASAILDIDRKVAETMRSEAFPTENFGVPLAGSLIPWIDKELPNGQSREEWKAQAETNKILGRFKSPIPVDGICVRIGAMRCHSQALTIKLNKDVPLADIEGMISQHNPWVKLVPNQREISMQELSPTKVTGTLNIPVGRLRKLNMGSQYLGAFTVGDQLLWGAAEPLRRMLRILLER; this is translated from the coding sequence ATGAAACGTGTAGGTCTGATCGGTTGGCGCGGTATGGTCGGTTCCGTGCTCATGCAGCGGATGCTGGAGGAGCAGGATTTCGACCTTATCGAGCCGGTGTTCTTCACCACCTCCAACGTCGGTGGCCAAGGCCCGAACGTGGGCAAGGATACTGCTCCACTCAAGGACGCTTATTCGATCGAAGAACTCAAGACCCTCGACGTGATCCTGACCTGTCAGGGCGGCGACTACACCAACGAGGTCTTCCCCAAGCTGCGTGAAGCCGGTTGGCAGGGCTACTGGATCGATGCCGCTTCGTCCCTGCGCATGCAGGATGACGCGGTGATCATCCTCGACCCGGTCAACCGCAAGGTCATCGACCAGCAGCTGGACGCGGGTACCAAGAACTACATCGGCGGCAACTGCACCGTCAGCCTGATGCTGATGGGCCTGGGCGGCCTGTTCGAAGCCGGCCTGGTCGAGTGGATGAGCGCCATGACCTACCAGGCGGCCTCGGGTGCTGGCGCGCAGAACATGCGTGAGCTGATCAAGCAGATGGGGGCTACCCACGCCGCGGTGGCCGATGACCTGGCCAACCCGGCCAGTGCCATCCTCGACATCGACCGCAAGGTTGCCGAAACCATGCGTAGCGAAGCGTTCCCGACCGAAAACTTCGGTGTGCCGCTGGCCGGCAGCCTGATCCCGTGGATCGACAAGGAACTGCCGAACGGCCAGAGCCGCGAAGAGTGGAAGGCCCAGGCCGAGACCAACAAGATCCTCGGCCGCTTCAAGAGCCCGATCCCGGTAGACGGCATCTGCGTGCGCATCGGCGCCATGCGTTGCCATAGCCAGGCGCTGACCATCAAGCTGAACAAGGACGTGCCGCTCGCCGACATCGAAGGCATGATCAGCCAGCACAACCCTTGGGTGAAACTGGTGCCGAACCAGCGGGAGATCAGCATGCAGGAGCTGAGTCCGACCAAGGTGACCGGGACCCTGAATATTCCGGTTGGCCGCTTGCGCAAGCTGAACATGGGGTCGCAGTACCTGGGCGCGTTCACCGTCGGTGACCAGCTGCTGTGGGGCGCGGCCGAACCGCTGCGTCGCATGCTGCGGATTCTGCTGGAGCGTTGA
- the leuB gene encoding 3-isopropylmalate dehydrogenase — MSKQILILPGDGIGPEIMAEAVKVLELANDKFQLGFSLAHDVIGGAAIDKHGVPLADETLERARKADAVLLGAVGGPKWDKIERDIRPERGLLKIRSQLGLFANLRPAILYPQLADASSLKPEIVSGLDILIVRELTGGIYFGAPRGQRELQGGERQAYDTLPYSESEVRRIARVGFDMARVRGKKLCSVDKANVLASSQLWREVVEDVAKDYPDVELSHMYVDNAAMQLVRAPKQFDVMVTDNMFGDILSDEASMLTGSIGMLPSASLDADNKGMYEPCHGSAPDIAGQGIANPLATILSVSMMLRYSFNQTVAAEAIEKAVSVVLDQGLRTGDIFSEGCRKVGTQEMGDAVVAALRNL, encoded by the coding sequence ATGAGCAAGCAGATTCTGATTCTCCCAGGTGACGGTATCGGCCCGGAAATCATGGCCGAGGCGGTCAAGGTGCTGGAGCTGGCCAACGACAAGTTCCAGCTCGGTTTCAGCCTGGCCCACGACGTCATCGGTGGCGCCGCCATCGACAAGCACGGCGTGCCACTGGCCGACGAGACCCTGGAGCGTGCGCGCAAGGCCGATGCCGTGCTGCTGGGCGCCGTAGGCGGGCCGAAGTGGGACAAGATCGAGCGTGACATTCGCCCGGAGCGCGGCCTGCTGAAGATCCGTTCGCAACTGGGCCTGTTCGCCAACCTGCGCCCGGCCATCCTCTATCCGCAACTGGCCGATGCCTCGTCGCTCAAGCCAGAGATCGTCTCCGGCCTGGACATCCTCATCGTCCGTGAGCTGACCGGCGGCATCTACTTTGGTGCGCCGCGTGGCCAGCGCGAGCTGCAAGGTGGCGAGCGCCAGGCCTACGACACCCTGCCGTACAGCGAAAGCGAAGTGCGCCGCATTGCCCGGGTCGGCTTCGACATGGCCCGTGTGCGGGGCAAGAAGCTGTGCTCGGTGGACAAGGCCAACGTCCTGGCGTCCAGCCAACTGTGGCGCGAAGTGGTCGAAGACGTGGCCAAGGACTACCCGGACGTGGAACTGAGCCACATGTACGTCGATAACGCTGCCATGCAACTGGTACGCGCACCCAAGCAGTTCGACGTGATGGTGACCGACAACATGTTCGGTGACATTCTGTCGGATGAAGCTTCCATGCTGACCGGTTCCATCGGCATGCTGCCTTCGGCGTCGCTGGATGCCGACAACAAGGGCATGTACGAACCGTGCCACGGCTCGGCGCCGGACATCGCCGGCCAGGGTATCGCCAACCCGTTGGCGACCATCCTCTCGGTGTCGATGATGCTGCGTTACAGCTTCAATCAGACGGTTGCCGCCGAAGCGATCGAGAAGGCCGTGAGCGTGGTCCTGGACCAGGGCCTGCGCACCGGCGACATTTTCTCGGAAGGCTGCCGCAAAGTGGGTACGCAGGAAATGGGCGACGCAGTAGTCGCAGCGCTGCGGAATCTGTAA
- a CDS encoding class I SAM-dependent methyltransferase: MTSTQHTDVVQRQFGEQANAYLSSAVHAQGSEFALLQAALAGQGHARVLDLGCGAGHVSFHVAPLVAEVVAYDLSQAMLDVVASAAAERGLANITTERGAAERLPFADASFDFVFSRYSAHHWSDLGLALREVRRVLKPGGVAAFTDVMSPGSPLLDTYLQTVEVLRDTSHVRDYSAAEWQRQVSEAGLHVRSHTRQPLRLEFGSWVERMRTPEPMRVAIRQLQQAMGEEVRQYYQIEADGSFSTDVLVLWAER, from the coding sequence ATGACCAGCACCCAGCACACCGATGTGGTCCAGCGCCAGTTCGGCGAACAGGCCAACGCCTACCTCAGCAGCGCCGTACACGCCCAGGGCAGCGAATTCGCCCTGCTGCAGGCCGCACTGGCCGGGCAGGGCCATGCCCGCGTGCTGGACCTGGGCTGCGGTGCCGGCCATGTCAGCTTCCACGTCGCCCCGCTGGTTGCCGAAGTGGTCGCCTACGACCTTTCGCAAGCCATGCTTGACGTGGTTGCCAGTGCCGCTGCCGAGCGCGGCCTGGCCAATATCACCACCGAACGCGGCGCCGCCGAACGCCTGCCGTTCGCCGATGCCTCGTTCGACTTCGTCTTCAGCCGCTACTCGGCCCACCACTGGAGCGACCTGGGCCTGGCCCTGCGCGAAGTGCGCCGGGTACTCAAGCCGGGCGGCGTGGCAGCCTTCACCGACGTCATGTCGCCGGGTAGCCCGTTGCTTGACACCTACCTGCAAACGGTCGAAGTGCTGCGCGACACCAGCCACGTACGCGACTACTCCGCCGCCGAATGGCAGCGCCAGGTCAGCGAGGCCGGCCTGCACGTGCGCAGCCATACCCGCCAGCCGCTGCGCCTGGAGTTCGGCAGCTGGGTCGAGCGCATGCGCACCCCCGAACCGATGCGCGTGGCCATCCGCCAGTTGCAGCAAGCCATGGGCGAAGAAGTACGGCAGTATTACCAGATCGAGGCCGATGGTTCGTTCAGCACGGATGTGCTGGTGTTGTGGGCCGAGCGTTAA
- the leuD gene encoding 3-isopropylmalate dehydratase small subunit, with product MKAFTQHTGLVAPLDRANVDTDQIIPKQFLKSIKRTGFGPNLFDEWRYLDVGQPYQDNSKRPLNKEFVLNHERYQGASVLLARENFGCGSSREHAPWALDEYGFRSVIAPSFADIFFNNSFKNGLLPIILSDEEVDELFKQVEANPGYQLVIDLQAQAVTRPDGKVLHFEIDAFRKHCLLNGLDDIGLTLQDSDAIKAFEGKHRAGQPWLFRDA from the coding sequence ATGAAAGCCTTTACCCAGCACACTGGCCTCGTTGCTCCGTTGGACCGTGCCAACGTCGACACCGACCAGATCATCCCCAAGCAGTTCCTGAAGTCGATCAAACGCACCGGCTTCGGCCCCAACCTGTTCGACGAGTGGCGTTACCTGGATGTAGGCCAGCCCTACCAGGACAACAGCAAGCGCCCGCTGAACAAGGAATTCGTGCTCAACCACGAACGTTACCAGGGCGCCAGCGTGTTGCTGGCGCGGGAGAACTTCGGTTGCGGTTCCAGCCGTGAACACGCGCCGTGGGCGCTGGACGAGTACGGCTTCCGCAGCGTGATCGCGCCGAGCTTTGCCGACATCTTCTTCAATAACAGCTTCAAGAACGGCTTGCTGCCGATCATCCTCAGCGATGAGGAAGTCGACGAGCTGTTCAAGCAGGTCGAAGCCAACCCGGGCTACCAGCTGGTCATCGACCTGCAGGCGCAGGCGGTGACCCGTCCGGATGGCAAGGTGCTGCACTTCGAGATCGATGCGTTCCGCAAGCACTGCCTGCTCAACGGCCTGGACGACATCGGCCTGACCCTGCAGGACAGCGATGCGATCAAGGCTTTCGAAGGCAAGCACCGCGCCGGGCAGCCTTGGCTGTTCCGTGATGCCTGA
- the leuC gene encoding 3-isopropylmalate dehydratase large subunit yields the protein MAGKTLYDKLWEAHEVKRRDDGSSLIYIDRHIIHEVTSPQAFEGLRLANRKPWRIDANIATPDHNVPTTPERKGGIEAIVDQVSRLQVQTLDENCDEYGIVEFKMNDERQGIVHVISPEQGATLPGMTVVCGDSHTSTHGAFGALAHGIGTSEVEHVLATQCLVAKKMKNMLVRVEGQLPVGVTAKDIVLAVIGKIGTAGGNGHAMEFAGSAIRELSMEGRMTICNMSIEAGARVGLVAVDDTTVAYVEGRPYAPKGEQWKQAVEAWKGLVSDADAVFDTVVELDAAQIKPQVSWGTSPEMVLAVDQRVPDPAAEPDLIKRGSIERALKYMGLAANQAITDIKLDRVFIGSCTNSRIEDLRAAAAIAKGRKVAANVKQALVVPGSGLVKAQAEREGLDKIFLEAGFEWREPGCSMCLAMNPDRLESGEHCASTSNRNFEGRQGAGGRTHLVSPAMAAAAAVTGHFIDVRELIQGSAA from the coding sequence ATGGCTGGCAAAACGCTCTACGACAAACTCTGGGAAGCCCATGAGGTCAAGCGCCGTGATGACGGCTCGTCCTTGATCTACATCGACCGCCACATCATCCACGAAGTGACGTCGCCCCAGGCCTTCGAAGGCCTGCGCCTCGCCAACCGCAAGCCATGGCGCATTGATGCCAACATCGCCACGCCAGACCATAACGTGCCGACCACGCCAGAGCGCAAGGGCGGTATCGAGGCCATTGTCGACCAGGTGTCGCGCCTGCAGGTGCAGACGCTCGATGAAAACTGCGACGAATACGGCATCGTCGAATTCAAGATGAACGACGAGCGCCAAGGCATCGTCCATGTCATCAGCCCGGAGCAAGGTGCCACCTTGCCGGGCATGACCGTGGTCTGCGGTGATTCACACACCTCCACCCATGGCGCTTTCGGCGCCCTGGCCCATGGCATCGGCACTTCCGAAGTGGAGCACGTTCTCGCTACCCAGTGCCTGGTGGCGAAGAAGATGAAGAACATGCTGGTACGCGTGGAGGGCCAGTTGCCTGTCGGCGTTACCGCCAAGGATATCGTTCTGGCCGTGATCGGCAAGATCGGCACCGCCGGTGGTAATGGCCATGCCATGGAATTCGCCGGCAGCGCCATTCGCGAGTTGTCGATGGAAGGCCGCATGACCATCTGCAACATGTCCATTGAAGCCGGAGCCCGCGTAGGCCTGGTTGCGGTGGACGATACCACTGTCGCCTATGTTGAAGGCCGCCCGTACGCGCCCAAGGGCGAGCAATGGAAGCAGGCGGTCGAAGCCTGGAAAGGCCTGGTTTCCGACGCTGACGCGGTGTTCGACACCGTGGTCGAGCTCGACGCTGCGCAAATCAAGCCACAGGTCAGCTGGGGCACCTCGCCGGAGATGGTCCTGGCCGTCGACCAGCGCGTACCGGACCCGGCTGCCGAGCCTGACCTGATCAAGCGTGGCTCGATCGAGCGCGCCCTCAAGTACATGGGCCTGGCCGCCAACCAGGCAATCACCGACATCAAGCTCGACCGCGTGTTCATCGGCTCGTGCACCAACTCGCGTATCGAAGACCTGCGCGCCGCAGCCGCAATCGCCAAGGGCCGCAAGGTCGCTGCCAACGTCAAGCAGGCGCTGGTGGTGCCGGGCTCGGGCCTGGTCAAGGCCCAGGCCGAGCGCGAAGGCCTGGACAAGATCTTCCTCGAAGCCGGTTTCGAATGGCGTGAACCAGGCTGCTCGATGTGCCTGGCGATGAACCCGGATCGCCTGGAGAGCGGCGAGCACTGCGCGTCCACCTCGAACCGCAACTTCGAAGGCCGTCAGGGCGCCGGTGGCCGTACCCACCTGGTCAGCCCGGCCATGGCCGCCGCCGCCGCGGTGACCGGCCACTTCATCGATGTCCGCGAGTTGATCCAAGGGAGCGCAGCATGA
- a CDS encoding LysR family transcriptional regulator has product MDLANLSAFIAIAETGSFSGAADRLFLTQPAVSKRIAGLEQQLDVRLFDRLGREVTLTEAGRALLPRAYQILNVLDDTRRALTNLTGEVSGRLTLATSHHIGLHRLPPLLRAFTREYPAVALDIQFMDSEAAYDEILHGRAEIAVITLAPEPHHLVKAVPVWDDALDFVAAPEHPLAANHAVSLADVARHPAVFPGGNTFTHHIVQRLFESQGLTPNIAMSTNYLETIKMMVSIGLAWSVLPRTMLDEQVAPISLPGIQLSRQLGYILHTERTLSNAARAFMALLDSHAGPA; this is encoded by the coding sequence GTGGATCTGGCCAACCTTAGCGCCTTCATCGCGATTGCCGAAACCGGGAGCTTTTCCGGGGCGGCCGACCGCCTGTTCCTGACCCAACCGGCCGTCAGCAAGCGCATCGCCGGACTGGAACAACAACTGGATGTGCGCCTGTTCGACCGGCTGGGCCGCGAGGTGACCCTGACCGAAGCTGGCCGCGCCTTGCTGCCCCGCGCCTACCAGATCCTCAACGTCCTCGATGATACCCGGCGCGCACTGACCAATTTGACCGGCGAAGTCAGTGGCCGCCTGACCCTGGCCACCAGCCACCATATCGGCTTGCACCGCTTGCCCCCGCTGTTGCGGGCCTTCACTCGGGAATACCCGGCGGTGGCGTTGGATATTCAGTTCATGGATTCGGAAGCGGCCTACGACGAAATCCTCCATGGCCGCGCCGAGATTGCCGTGATCACCCTGGCACCCGAACCGCACCACCTGGTAAAGGCCGTGCCGGTGTGGGACGACGCCCTGGATTTCGTCGCCGCCCCTGAACACCCACTGGCCGCCAACCATGCGGTGAGCCTGGCCGACGTCGCGCGCCACCCGGCCGTATTCCCGGGCGGCAATACCTTCACTCACCATATCGTGCAGCGCCTGTTCGAAAGCCAGGGCCTGACACCCAATATCGCCATGAGCACCAATTATCTGGAAACCATCAAGATGATGGTCTCGATCGGCCTGGCCTGGAGCGTGCTGCCGCGCACCATGCTCGATGAACAGGTTGCACCCATCAGCTTGCCGGGCATACAGCTGTCGCGCCAGCTAGGCTACATTTTGCACACGGAGCGTACGCTATCGAACGCCGCCAGGGCATTCATGGCCCTGCTCGACAGCCACGCGGGGCCCGCCTGA
- a CDS encoding PAS domain S-box protein, translating to MPKSANRFPRLPRIPAADPQESEQAWQNAPQLLAALNGARLGAWLWDIQTGRVSWSRGTQALFGFDPHKPLPSDIDYLDLLPEEDRARTRQVFQAVVNGEPAEKAMRHRIRWPDGSLHWLEINGSLTHDQHGRPQMIGVIREITRQRERETALINSEKRFATLFHLSPNAILLTRRHDGMIFEVNQHFENMFGWPGSQVIGKTSLELGLWVNPEQRHQLLESTRTSNGPLNLEVQFRAISGKVHDGILSTQGIELEGVTFLLSTFMDTTERKRAEQALKESQERLDLALDSAQLGTWDWHIPSGMLYGSARAAQLHGLPPIPFHESFDAFFEGVPEQERNAMRQTYRSLREGPAGNYQITYQVQLENGVSRYIESRARLYRDEQGNPLRMAGTLLDITDQVEREQRLSASEEKFASLFQVSPDPICVNRQDTGQFIEINPAFTQTFGWSTDQVIGRTAEEIGLWAETFERAQRIERVIREQALSNVAVVVNHRNGAPLTCVISSRLITVDGQPCSVTTLRDITQQQRAEAALKSSEEKFAKAFHSSPDAITITERYSGRYLEINDGFCRLTGYSAAEVVGRTVYEVGIWADDKQRSALLAELRERGRVHHREMLGRNKRGDILTVEVSVEPITLNEVDCLLLNARDVSQLKNAQAQIRHLAYHDPLTNLPNRALLMDRLSQQIALLKRHNLRGALLFLDLDHFKHINDSLGHPVGDTVLKIITARLEASVRLEDTVARLGGDEFVVLLSGLEGSRDMVEAKVRELADNLRELLAEPMSLDGQRLQVTPSIGVALIPDHGATPADLLKRADIALYRAKDSGRNTTQLFHTTMQKAASERLRMENDLRLALARGELALHFQPQVDARDNRIVGAEVLLRWHHPQLGQQPPAQFIQVLEESGLILEVGSWILDEACDACASMLADGLVEADSFSLCVNISPRQFRQNDFVGRVLRSLDDYRLPRQMLKLEITEGIVIQNLEDTISKMRELKRQGVSFAMDDFGTGYSSLTYLKRLPVDALKIDQTFVRDAPMDPNDAEIVRAIVAMARSLGLAVIAEGVELTEQLEFLERLGCHLYQGYLHSRPLPLSEFRQMLLEAPANYGS from the coding sequence ATGCCCAAATCAGCGAACCGCTTTCCGCGCCTGCCGCGCATCCCTGCGGCCGATCCCCAGGAGTCGGAACAGGCCTGGCAGAACGCCCCGCAATTGCTGGCAGCGCTCAACGGGGCGCGCCTGGGCGCCTGGCTATGGGATATACAGACCGGCCGGGTGAGCTGGTCACGGGGCACCCAGGCGCTGTTTGGCTTCGACCCGCACAAACCGCTACCCAGCGATATCGACTATCTCGACCTGCTGCCAGAGGAAGACCGCGCCCGCACCCGCCAGGTGTTCCAGGCCGTGGTCAACGGCGAACCGGCGGAAAAAGCCATGCGCCACCGCATCCGCTGGCCGGACGGCAGCCTGCACTGGCTGGAGATCAATGGCAGCCTGACCCATGACCAGCACGGCCGGCCGCAGATGATCGGGGTCATCCGCGAGATCACCCGCCAGCGCGAACGGGAAACAGCGCTGATAAACTCGGAAAAGCGCTTCGCCACCCTGTTCCACCTCAGCCCCAACGCCATTTTGCTGACCCGCCGCCACGACGGCATGATTTTCGAAGTCAACCAGCACTTCGAAAACATGTTCGGCTGGCCCGGCAGCCAGGTGATCGGCAAGACCAGCCTGGAACTGGGCCTGTGGGTCAACCCCGAACAGCGCCACCAATTGCTGGAATCGACCCGTACCAGCAACGGCCCATTGAACCTGGAGGTCCAGTTCCGCGCCATCAGCGGCAAGGTACATGACGGCATACTCAGCACCCAGGGCATAGAGCTGGAAGGCGTGACCTTCCTCCTCAGCACCTTCATGGACACCACCGAACGCAAACGCGCCGAACAGGCGCTGAAGGAAAGCCAGGAGCGCCTGGACCTGGCCCTGGACTCGGCACAGCTGGGCACCTGGGATTGGCATATCCCCAGCGGCATGCTCTACGGCTCGGCCCGCGCCGCACAGCTGCATGGCCTGCCGCCGATCCCCTTTCACGAATCGTTCGACGCGTTTTTCGAAGGTGTGCCGGAGCAAGAGCGCAACGCGATGCGCCAGACCTACCGCAGCCTGCGCGAAGGCCCTGCCGGCAACTACCAGATCACCTACCAGGTACAGCTGGAGAACGGCGTCTCGCGCTATATCGAAAGCCGCGCCCGGCTGTACCGCGACGAGCAGGGCAACCCGTTGCGCATGGCCGGCACCTTGCTCGACATCACTGACCAGGTGGAGCGTGAACAACGCCTGAGCGCTTCGGAAGAGAAATTCGCCAGCCTGTTCCAGGTCAGCCCCGACCCGATCTGCGTCAACCGCCAGGACACCGGCCAGTTCATCGAGATCAACCCGGCGTTCACCCAGACCTTTGGCTGGAGCACCGACCAGGTCATCGGCCGCACTGCCGAGGAAATCGGCCTGTGGGCCGAGACCTTCGAGCGCGCGCAGCGCATCGAGCGGGTGATCCGCGAGCAGGCCCTGAGCAACGTTGCCGTGGTGGTCAACCACCGCAATGGTGCACCGTTGACCTGCGTGATTTCCAGCCGCCTGATCACCGTCGATGGCCAGCCCTGCAGCGTGACTACCCTGCGCGACATCACCCAGCAGCAGCGCGCCGAGGCGGCGCTCAAGTCCAGCGAGGAGAAGTTCGCCAAAGCCTTCCACTCCAGCCCCGACGCCATCACCATCACCGAGCGCTACAGTGGCCGCTACCTGGAAATCAACGACGGTTTCTGCCGCCTGACCGGCTACAGCGCCGCCGAAGTGGTCGGCCGCACGGTGTACGAGGTGGGTATCTGGGCCGACGACAAACAGCGTAGCGCCCTGCTGGCGGAGTTGCGCGAGCGGGGCCGGGTGCACCACCGCGAGATGCTCGGGCGCAACAAGCGTGGCGATATCCTCACTGTGGAGGTATCCGTCGAGCCCATTACCCTGAACGAGGTCGACTGCCTGCTGCTGAACGCTCGCGACGTCAGCCAGCTGAAGAATGCGCAAGCGCAGATTCGCCACCTGGCCTACCACGACCCGTTGACCAACCTGCCCAACCGCGCCCTGCTGATGGACCGCCTGAGCCAGCAGATTGCCTTGCTCAAGCGCCATAACCTGCGCGGCGCGTTGCTGTTCCTCGACCTCGACCATTTCAAGCACATCAACGACTCGCTGGGCCACCCGGTGGGCGACACGGTGCTGAAGATCATCACCGCACGCCTGGAAGCCAGCGTGCGCCTGGAGGACACCGTGGCACGCCTGGGTGGCGACGAGTTCGTAGTGTTGCTGAGCGGCCTGGAAGGCAGCCGCGACATGGTCGAAGCAAAAGTCCGTGAACTGGCCGACAATCTGCGCGAACTGCTGGCCGAGCCAATGTCGCTGGATGGCCAGCGCCTGCAGGTGACGCCGAGCATCGGTGTCGCACTGATCCCCGACCATGGCGCCACGCCAGCCGACCTGCTCAAGCGCGCCGATATCGCCTTGTACCGGGCCAAGGATTCCGGGCGCAACACCACCCAGCTATTCCATACCACCATGCAGAAGGCCGCCAGCGAGCGCCTGCGCATGGAAAACGACCTGCGCTTGGCCCTGGCCCGCGGCGAATTGGCGTTGCACTTCCAGCCGCAGGTGGATGCGCGTGACAACCGCATCGTCGGCGCCGAGGTGTTGCTGCGTTGGCACCACCCGCAACTGGGCCAGCAACCACCGGCACAATTCATCCAGGTGTTGGAAGAAAGCGGCCTGATCCTGGAGGTTGGCAGCTGGATCCTCGACGAAGCCTGCGATGCCTGCGCCAGCATGCTTGCCGACGGGCTGGTCGAGGCCGACAGCTTCAGCCTGTGTGTGAACATCAGCCCGCGCCAGTTCCGCCAGAACGATTTCGTTGGGCGGGTGCTGCGCAGCCTGGACGACTACCGTTTGCCACGGCAGATGCTGAAGCTGGAAATCACCGAAGGCATCGTCATCCAGAACCTCGAAGACACCATCAGCAAGATGCGCGAGCTGAAGCGCCAAGGGGTGAGTTTTGCGATGGATGACTTTGGCACCGGCTACTCCTCACTGACCTACCTGAAGCGCCTGCCGGTAGACGCACTGAAAATCGACCAGACCTTCGTGCGCGATGCGCCGATGGATCCCAACGACGCCGAGATCGTCCGCGCCATCGTTGCCATGGCCCGCAGCCTGGGTTTGGCGGTAATTGCCGAAGGGGTGGAGCTGACCGAACAGCTGGAGTTCCTGGAACGGCTGGGGTGCCACTTGTACCAGGGGTACCTGCATAGCCGGCCGCTGCCCTTGTCGGAGTTTCGGCAGATGTTGCTGGAGGCGCCGGCTAATTACGGAAGCTGA
- a CDS encoding Hsp20 family protein produces MTTAFSLAPLFRHSVGFDRFNDLFESAARNEAGSSYPPYNVEKHGDDHYRIVVAAAGFQEQDLDLQVEKGVLTVSGGKRDNGAEEVTYLHQGIAQRAFKLSFRLADHIEVKAAGLANGLLSIDLLRIVPEEAKAKRIPINGDKPALN; encoded by the coding sequence ATGACTACCGCTTTCTCTCTCGCTCCACTGTTCCGCCATTCCGTGGGTTTCGACCGTTTCAACGACCTGTTCGAGTCCGCGGCACGTAACGAGGCCGGTAGCAGCTACCCGCCCTACAACGTGGAAAAGCATGGCGATGACCACTACCGCATCGTGGTAGCCGCAGCCGGCTTCCAGGAGCAGGACCTCGACCTGCAGGTCGAAAAAGGTGTCCTGACCGTGTCCGGTGGCAAGCGCGACAACGGCGCCGAAGAAGTGACCTACCTGCACCAGGGTATCGCGCAGCGCGCCTTCAAGTTGTCCTTCCGCCTGGCCGACCATATCGAAGTCAAGGCTGCCGGCCTGGCCAATGGCCTGCTCAGCATCGACTTGCTGCGCATCGTGCCTGAAGAAGCCAAGGCCAAGCGCATCCCGATCAATGGCGACAAGCCGGCGCTGAACTGA
- a CDS encoding tRNA dihydrouridine synthase yields the protein MQIALAPMEGLVDNILRDVLTRVGGIDWCVTEFIRVCDRLLPPASFDKLAPELRSGARTAAGVPMRVQLLGSDPVCLAENAALACELGAPVIDLNFGCPAKTVNKSRGGAVLLKEPELLHAIVREVRRAVPADIPVTAKMRLGFDSPDGALDCATALAEGGSAHLVVHARTKVEGYKPPAHWEWVARVQDVVKVPVFANGEIWTVEDWRRCREVSGAEDIMLGRGLVSRPDLGLQIAAARDGREYLPMTWTDLLPLLREFWRQAQAKLSPRYAPGRMKQWLAMLTRSYPEAVVLFAELRREDDCARISRLLGVEEASFEVCVA from the coding sequence ATGCAAATTGCCCTGGCCCCCATGGAGGGGCTGGTCGACAACATCCTGCGCGACGTGCTGACCCGCGTCGGCGGTATCGACTGGTGTGTCACCGAGTTCATTCGCGTATGTGATCGCCTGCTGCCGCCTGCCTCGTTCGACAAGCTGGCGCCCGAATTGCGCAGCGGCGCGCGGACTGCCGCAGGGGTGCCGATGCGTGTGCAGTTGCTGGGCTCCGACCCGGTGTGCCTGGCCGAAAACGCCGCGCTTGCCTGCGAGCTGGGGGCGCCGGTGATCGACCTGAACTTCGGTTGCCCGGCCAAGACCGTGAACAAGTCACGCGGTGGCGCGGTGCTGCTCAAGGAGCCGGAGCTGCTGCACGCCATCGTGCGCGAGGTACGCCGCGCCGTGCCGGCGGATATTCCGGTGACGGCGAAGATGCGTCTGGGCTTTGACAGCCCCGATGGTGCGCTGGACTGTGCCACCGCCCTGGCCGAAGGTGGTTCGGCGCACCTGGTGGTGCATGCGCGGACCAAGGTCGAGGGCTACAAGCCGCCGGCCCACTGGGAGTGGGTGGCGCGGGTGCAGGATGTGGTCAAGGTGCCGGTGTTTGCCAATGGCGAGATCTGGACCGTGGAGGACTGGCGGCGTTGCCGTGAGGTCAGTGGTGCCGAAGACATCATGCTGGGCCGCGGGCTGGTCTCGCGCCCCGACCTGGGGCTACAGATTGCCGCCGCGCGTGATGGGCGCGAGTATCTGCCGATGACCTGGACCGACCTGCTGCCGTTGTTGCGTGAATTCTGGCGTCAGGCCCAGGCCAAGCTGTCGCCACGTTATGCGCCGGGGCGGATGAAGCAGTGGTTGGCGATGCTGACCCGCAGTTACCCGGAAGCGGTGGTACTGTTCGCCGAATTGCGCCGGGAGGATGACTGTGCGCGGATCAGTCGCTTGCTTGGGGTTGAGGAGGCTTCCTTCGAGGTCTGTGTTGCCTGA